From the Leptospira biflexa serovar Patoc strain 'Patoc 1 (Paris)' genome, one window contains:
- the rpmF gene encoding 50S ribosomal protein L32, producing the protein MAVPKRRKSKSKVRTKRAHHAIGKPNLNPCSNCGSFVLSHRVCPYCGFYKGKLVVAQKVKKTTEDN; encoded by the coding sequence ATGGCAGTCCCAAAGAGACGTAAATCAAAATCGAAAGTTAGAACCAAAAGAGCCCATCACGCGATTGGCAAACCTAACTTAAACCCGTGTTCCAATTGTGGATCATTTGTTCTGTCCCACCGTGTTTGCCCTTATTGCGGTTTTTATAAGGGAAAACTCGTAGTCGCTCAAAAAGTTAAAAAAACGACCGAAGATAACTAA